TGTCCGCATTCTGAATGCCGGGCTTCACCAGGACAACAAGATCCAGGCCCTTGAGTGCTGCCTGCTGGCGGCGGAAGCTTTCTCTGACCAGCCGCTTGATACGATTTCTATCCACGGCCCGGCGAACATGCTTCTTGGCTACGGCCAGACCCAGCCTGGCAGTTTCCCGATTGGCATCATGCCGGGCAAGCACGGTGAAATAGCGATCCGACGATCGCACCGGCCTGGTGAATACCTTTTTAT
This sequence is a window from Thiolapillus brandeum. Protein-coding genes within it:
- the rnpA gene encoding ribonuclease P protein component, with the translated sequence MATEGFPRHVRLLTAGDYKKVFTRPVRSSDRYFTVLARHDANRETARLGLAVAKKHVRRAVDRNRIKRLVRESFRRQQAALKGLDLVVLVKPGIQNADNSTLSASLQTHWQRLQKQTSYPEHTL